The following proteins come from a genomic window of Emys orbicularis isolate rEmyOrb1 chromosome 25, rEmyOrb1.hap1, whole genome shotgun sequence:
- the SP2 gene encoding transcription factor Sp2 produces the protein MAATAAVSPSEYLQPAASTAQDSQPSPLALLAATCSKIGPPAVEAAVTPPAPPQPTPRKLVPIKPAPVPLGSSKNSFGILSSKGNLFQIQGSQLGTSYPGGQLVFAIQNPTMINKGARSSTNIQYQTVPQIQAAGGQTIQVQQNLANQIQIIPGTNQAIITPSSSTHKPVPIKPAPAHKAGASSVQSASNVVKLTGGSNVTLTLPVNNLVNAAEPGAQAQIITESPSKPCKKTRKKAMSPAQTTAMAVAEQVETVLIETTADNIIQAGNNLLIVQSPGSGQPAVVQQVQVVQPKQEQQVVQIPQQALRVVQAASATLPTVPQKSSQNFQIQAAEPTPTQVYFKTPSGELQTVLLQEAPAVTVAPSPTSCSSPVSRSSQAGGSCKKPAARKERPLPKIAPAGGIISLNAAQLAAAAQAMQTININGVQVQGVPVTITNTGGQQQLTVQNVSGNNLTISGLSPTQIQLQMEQALSGEIQPGEKRRRMACTCPNCKDGEKRSGDQGKKKHICHIPECGKTFRKTSLLRAHVRLHTGERPFVCNWVFCGKRFTRSDELQRHARTHTGDKRFECAQCQKRFMRSDHLTKHYKTHLVTKNL, from the exons ATGGCCGCCACTGCAGCAGTCAGTCCTAGTGAATACCTGCAGCCTGCTGCCTCCACAGCACAG GACTCTCAGCCCTCTCCACTAGCCCTGCTTGCAGCAACATGTAGTAAAATCGGTCCTCCCGCCGTGGAAGCCGCCGTCACTCCTCCGGCCCCACCTCAGCCCACACCTCGAAAACTTGTCCCCATCAAACCCGCACCAGTTCCTCTGGGTTCCAGTAAAAACAGCTTTGGGATCTTGTCGTCGAAAGGGAACCTCTTCCAGATCCAGGGGTCTCAGCTTGGGACATCCTATCCTGGGGGGCAGCTGGTTTTTGCCATTCAGAATCCAACCATGATCAACAAAGGGGCCCGCTCGTCGACGAACATCCAGTACCAGACTGTCCCACAGATTCAAGCAGCAGGGGGGCAGACCATACAAGTTCAGCAGAACCTCGCCAATCAGATTCAGATTATTCCCGGCACTAACCAAGCGATCATTACCCCCTCCTCTTCCACGCACAAGCCTGTGCCAATCAAGCCGGCTCCCGCGCACAAGGCTGGGGCATCGTCTGTGCAGAGTGCAAGCAACGTCGTCAAACTGACCGGTGGCAGCAACGTAACACTCACCCTGCCGGTTAATAACCTGGTGAACGCCGCTGAGCCCGGCGCTCAGGCTCAGATCATAACCGAGAGCCCGTCAAAGCCCTGTAAAAAGACTAGAAAGAAGGCCATGTCACCAGCCCAGACGACAGCCATGGCGGTGGCCGAGCAAGTAGAAACGGTGTTGATAGAGACTACGGCAGATAACATCATCCAGGCAGGAAATAACCTGCTGATAGTGCAGAGTCCTGGCTCGGGCCAGCCAGCGGTGGTGCAGCAGGTCCAGGTGGTCCAACCCAAGCAAGAGCAGCAGGTGGTACAGATTCCCCAGCAGGCCCTGAGAGTGGTCCAGGCGGCCTCTGCCACTCTCCCTACCGTCCCCCAGAAGTCCTCTCAGAACTTTCAGATCCAGGCAGCTGAGCCAACTCCTACGCAG GTCTACTTCAAAACACCTTCAGGGGAGCTGCAGACCGTGCTGCTTCAGGAAGCCCCAGCTGTGACAGTGGCCCCTTCTCCCACCTCGTGCAGCAGCCCCGTGTCCCGCAGCTCCCAAGCAGGAGGAAGCTGCAAAAAGCCAGCCGCACGCAAAGAGCGCCCCCTGCCAAAGATCGCCCCTGCCGGAGGCATCATCAGCTTGAACGCGGCTCAACTGGCAGCCGCGGCCCAGGCGATGCAGACCATCAACATTAACGGTGTCCAAGTCCAAGGAGTACCTGTCACCATCACCAACACCGGAG gccagcagcagctgaCGGTCCAAAACGTGTCTGGCAACAACCTGACCATCAGCGGCCTGAGCCCAACCCAGATCCAGCTGCAGATGGAGCAGGCGCTGTCCGGGGAGATCCAGCCTGGGGAGAAGAGGCGGCGCATGGCGTGCACCTGCCCCAACTGCAAGGACGGGGAGAAAAG gtcaggggaTCAGGGGAAGAAGAAGCACATTTGCCACATCCCTGAGTGCGGCAAGACGTTCCGCAAGACCTCGCTGCTGCGGGCCCACGTCCGCCTGCACACGGGCGAGCGCCCGTTCGTCTGCAACTGGGTCTTCTGCGGGAAGAGGTTCACGCGCAGCGACGAGCTGCAGCGGCACGCCCGGACGCACACAG GTGATAAGCGTTTTGAGTGTGCGCAGTGCCAAAAGCGCTTCATGAGAAGTGACCACCTGACGAAGCACTATAAAACCCACCTGGTCACCAAGAACTTGTAG
- the PNPO gene encoding pyridoxine-5'-phosphate oxidase, translating to MMRYAARRGLRVWAWLGSRSPGQVLAPAAAMDLGPLRKSYRGDKETFEEKHLASFDPIKQFAVWFEEAMQCPSIGEANAMCLATCTRDGRPSARMVLLKGFSQNGFRFFTNHESRKGKELDSNPFASIVFYWEPLNRQVRLEGSVERLPEEESEHYFHSRPRSSQIGAVVSRQSTVIPNREYLRKKNTELEELYQEGTVPKPAYWGGYILKPDVVEFWQGQTNRLHDRIVFRRLRDAAAPTGLMTHKGEGNWVYERLAP from the exons atGATGCGTTACGCGGCGCGGAGGGGGCTGCGCGTTTGGGCCTGGCTCGGCTCCCGTTCCCCTGGGCAGGTGCTGGCGCCGGCTGCAGCCATGGACCTGGGGCCCCTGAGGAAAAGCTACCGGGGGGACAAGGAG ACATTTGAGGAGAAACATCTCGCCTCCTTTGACCCGATTAAGCAGTTTGCCGTGTGGTTTGAAGAGGCCATGCAGTGCCCCTCGATTGGCGAAGCCAATGCTATGTGCCTGGCCACCTGTACCAG GGATGGGAGGCCCTCTGCCCGCATGGTGCTCCTGAAGGGGTTTAGCCAGAATGGCTTTCGATTCTTCACTAACCACGAGAGCCGGAAAGGAAAGGAGCTG GACTCCAATCCTTTTGCCTCAATCGTCTTTTACTGGGAGCCCCTTAATCGCCAG GTGCGTCTCGAGGGCTCTGTGGAGAGACTCCCGGAGGAGGAATCGGAGCACTACTTCCACTCCCGGCCCCGAAGCAGCCAGATCGGGGCGGTTGTGAGTCGCCAGAGCACCGTGATTCCCAACAGGGAG TATTTAAGGAAGAAGAACACCGAGCTGGAAGAGCTGTACCAGGAGGGAACCGTGCCAAAGCCTGCGTACTG GGGGGGATACATCCTGAAACCAGACGTTGTGGAGTTCTGGCAGGGTCAAACCAACCGCTTACATGACCGCATCGTCTTCCGGCGCCTCCGGGACGCCGCTGCCCCCACGGGACTCATGACACACAAGGGAGAGGGGAACTGGGTGTATGAGAGGCTTGCCCCTTGA
- the PRR15L gene encoding proline-rich protein 15-like protein, producing MAETNSWWKLTFLRKKKSTPKVLYESPDIYANENHQEATRTEAGSNGGAESEFNARLEKIVDKNTKGKHVKVSNSGRFKEKKKVRATLAENPNLFADGEQEEK from the coding sequence ATGGCAGAGACCAACAGCTGGTGGAAGCTCACCTTCCTGCGGAAGAAGAAATCCACCCCCAAGGTCCTGTACGAGAGCCCAGACATCTATGCCAACGAGAACCACCAGGAGGCCACACGGACAGAGGCAGGGAGCAACGGTGGCGCCGAGAGTGAATTCAACGCCCGGCTGGAGAAGATCGTGGATAAGAACACAAAAGGCAAACATGTCAAGGTCTCCAACTCCGGGCGCTTCAAGGAGAAGAAGAAAGTGCGAGCCACGCTGGCTGAAAACCCCAACCTCTTCGCCGATGGCGAGCAGGAGGAGAAGTGA